GTAGTGTTCCAGGAGGTCGCCCAAATTGTGCGGCTTGGGGTTGGCCATGAACGTTTTCTTGTCCAAATCGACCGGATCGAGCAGGAAGACCACGGATTTTCCCTGCATGAGGAACTGGTCGATTTCGAACTTGTCCTGGTCCTTCAGATCCTTCGGGGAGGCCACGATCAAGGTGTCCGTTGTGGCCGGGAGGGGAACGCCGCTGCTGGTGTCGTGGGTGTCCACGCGGTAGGACTGATCGAGGACCATTTTGAAATGCTGATAGTCGTCTTGGAGGTCTTTCTCACCGTGTCCCGTCAGGAAGGTTAGGCCGTGGTCCTTCTCCGACATGACGCGAAGGATGGCCGACATCAAATCGTATTCCATGTTGGTAATGTCTTTGACGAACGGAATCGCCTGGGACTTATCCAGGTAGAAGACGCCCATGCCGATGTACGCCTTGAGGGCTTCCAACTTGTCTTTGGTACGGACCGTGAGGGAGAGCGGTTGGATCCCGAGTTGATTCACATCGGTCCGGGCCTCGTCGCTGTTGTCCGGGTCCAAGAATCGGTATTGGAGCTTGCCGCGGGAGTGGGCGCGGAATTCGCCAAGGATGTCCCGGGTGCTGCGTTCCAGACCGGCGAGTTCGGGTGGGAGCTTCTTGGAGTAGTAGACCTTGATCGTGACGACGTCATCGAGCGAGCGGAGTTTCTTCTTGGTCGAATCGGACAGGGTGTACATGTTCTTGTCCGTCAGGTCCGCCCGGAAGAACAACCGCAGAGAGACCAAGTTCGCGAGGAAAAGAACGGCGGCGGCCAGAAACGTCAGGAGCGAGTATTGCCCTATGGTCTTGTATTTCCGACGCGCCTTTACCCCGCCCATGCCGTCAACGTACCTTTCAATCTTGATTTCAATCGGGCCATAGTGCTCCCAAAATATTTCAGGTGCTTCTCCCGCCGCCACGCGTCGTCCGCCGACCGGAACCCTTCAAAGTAAATTAGCTCAAGGGGTCGCATTCGCTTGGTCGTCACACTTTTCCCCCTGGAATGTTCTTCCAGCCGTCTTCTCAAATTGTTCGTGCACCCAATGTAGAATTTGTCGGTCGCCCTGCTGCGAAGCAGGTATACATAGTGCCACCTCGATTCGGCATGGGCGGGGATCACCGCCATCGCCGCACCTCGATCGCGTATGTATTGAGGAGCAAGCCCAGGATCATGATCGAAAGGAAATAGAGCACATCCCTTGAATCCAACAGGCCGCGCGCCACGTTTTCGTAGTGGCTCGACACACCCAGGAAGGAGGCGGCCGACACGAGGAAGCCCGGCAGCGCGGACAGGATGATGTCGTCGCTCAAGACATAGAGGAAGAACAGCGAGAGCGCGGTGAGAATGAACGCGATGATCTGGTTCTCGGTGATCGAGGAGAGGAAGCAGCCGACGGCGATGTAGGCGGACGCCATGAGCAACGCCCCCGCATAGCCGCCGAGGATCGGTCCCCAATCCGGGTCGCCGAGATACGCGACGGCCGCCGGGAGGGGGAACGACAGGGCCAGCGCGATCAGCACGAAGGCCACGCCGGCGACGAACTTTCCGAGCACGGACTGCACGGTGGTCACCGGAAAGCTCATGAGAAGCTCGAACGTGCCCATCTTCCGTTCCTCCGCCCAGAGGCGCATGGTCACGGCGGGGATGAACACCAGGAAGGTCCATGGGAGAAGGACGAAGAATGACCGCATCTCGGCCTGGCCGAAGAGAAAGAAAGAACGGAAGAACAGCCAGGTGGAAAAAGCCAGAAACACGGTGATAAAAACGTAGGCGATCGGCGAGTTGAAATAGGTGAGGAACTCTCTTCGCGCGATGGCCCAGGTGGTCTTCATTTCGCCCTATTCCTTCGTCGTCAGTTTAAGGAAGATGTCTTCCAGGCTCGCCTGCTCGGCGTGGAGCTCTCGCAACGCCCATCCATTCTGCGAGGCGGCCTTGAAAATCAGCTCGGCGGTCTCCTCCGGTTCCGAGCAGCGAATTTCGTACCGTCCGATGCCATCCACCTTGATCCCCATCGAATCGGCGGCCGGCCGAACGTCGCTCACGCCCGAGATGGATCGAAGGTGCTGGAGCACCTGGGCTTCCTGCCCCCGGATTCTCGCGATGACCGTCCCTTTCGAGCCGACCCGATTCTGGAGCTCTCCCGTGTTGCCGATGGCCACGATGGAGCCCTCGTTGACAATGACCACGCGTTCGCAGGTGGCGTGGACTTCAGGGAGGATGTGGGTCGAGAGAACGACGGTCTTTTCCTTGCCGAGCGACTTGATCAGCTCGCGGATCTCGATGATCTGCTTGGGATCGAGCCCCGAGGTCGGTTCGTCGAGGATGAGAAGTTCGGGATCGTGGATCAGGGCCTGGGCCAGCCCCACGCGCTGACGGAAGCCCTTGGACAGTTCTCCAATCGACTTCTTGAGGACATTCTCCAGACCGCACTTCTTGATCATGATTTTCATGCGTTCGGCGCGCCGGCTCTTGGACAGTTTGCGGACGTCACCGATGAAATCGAGGTAATCGGACACGACCATATCCTGGTACAGCGGATTCGTTTCCGGGAGGTATCCGATTTTCTTCTGGACCTCGATGGGATGTTCGAGAACGTCCACCCCTGCCACGGTGGCCTGACCGGCGGTGGGCTTGAGATAGCCCGTGAGAATGCGCATGGCCGTGGTTTTTCCCGCGCCGTTCGGCCCGAGAAATCCCACGATCTCGCCGCGGGAGATCTGAAACGAGATTCCCTTCAGCGCTGGGAACTCGCCGTAGTATTTCGAGAGTCCTTTCGCTTCGATCATGATTTCAGTACTTCGGATGAGGGATTTTATGAATTTGTCACCCCTTGTCAAATGGCCGCGCGCCATCGGGGGGGAAGGGATCAGCGAACGAAGAAGTCCTCGGGGCGGAAAGGGGAAACGCGGATGAGGCCGGCCAGGGCCGGATGGACCTCCTTGAAAGCGGTGTGTATTTGACGGGCGATGTCGCGATAGGAAAAGTGGCCGCTGGGCTTGCTCCGGAGTTCCACCAGGTACTGGAGCTGTTTGAACGTCATCTTGAACAGGGCGCGGCGACGGAAGGAGAGCGGCAGGACGTATTCGACGGCGGCCGGGACGTCCGCGTGGAGGCGTTGGGCGAACTGGATCACATCCTGGTGAATTCGATGATATCGTTCGTGCAGGCCGGCTTCGTGGACCTCTTCCGGCGTATCGTATCCCAGTCGATGGTCGAAGGGCTTGAGAATCTGAACCATGTTCCGGTGCCGGTGGAGGTCGCGGAAGGAGCCATTGTCCATGCAGATGTCGAACACGAGCTCAAACCCTGCCGCGGTCTCCCGGGGTGGATCGTCCTTCGGATCCCGATCTTCGAAGGCCAGGGCGACCAGTTCGTCGCGGAGTTTGGGTTTGCTCCTGAGAAAGCCCGCGATCTGCCCGAAGGAGTGAGGCAACTCCGAATAGAGGAGCCCGGCGGCCATCTCGGCCTCGATCGAATCCGGATGGCACAGGGCCACGCCGCGTCCGCCTTCCGGCCCCGGCAGGTCCCGCAGTTTCCTCCCGATCCACTCCCGCATGCGCCCCCGCATTCGGCTCGCATAGGGCCGGGCCTCAGCGTATTTCACCAGCGTGGGCAGCGGGACGCAGTCTTTGTAGGTATGGAAGTCGATCTCTTTCCGGAGATCGCCCGTGCTCCAATCCGCCGCCCCGGCCTTGGCCAGAGTTTCCCCAACCCGGAGATGCACCGGATTGAGCGCGGCACGAGCGGTGAGCGCCGATTTCATTTCGCCGCCAATTTCCCGCATCTCGGCGAGTTCGTTGCTAAGCAGACGGGCGATGTGACGCTCCAGCGTTCGACCGCTGGCCACGATTCCAACGCCCGTCAGAGTGGACGAAGGCAGGAGATACCGAGCCAGATCGAAGGCCTTGGCCTTCACCGTTTCCTGGAAGGCCTTGTCGTCCATCCGCGGAGAGCGGGTTGGACCGAACTTGGCGGCCAGGAAGGACACGAAGGAGTCGTGGAAAGAGCGGTACTCTTCGAAGAGCTGGGCACCAAGCGATTCGTAGGTCTGCTGGTGTGGGGTGCCTGCGATCTCCCGGGGGGTGTGGAACGAGGCGTGGGTAAAATCCATGTAGCGGGTTGACCTTTCCTGCGCATCCAGCAGGGGTTCGTCCAGGAGCGTGATTGCGGCCACGATCGAAACATGTTCGACCGCAAGGCCCACGTGCGCCAGGTCGGCAATCGAGGCATGGCCGTACTTGTGATAGAACTGTTCATAGAAGGTTTCCGCTCGTTCCTGGCTCAAGGTGAGGATCCAATCCGCGAAAGAAGTCTCGGGTTTGGAGCGGGAAAAACGCGCGAGGGCAAAGCCCTGCACCTCGGGAAGCGCGCCGATGACGACCGTGACCTTGCGTTCCATCGTCCCCTCCGCTCAGCTCCGGGGGCGACGAAAGGAAGAACCATAGGGTTTCAGCATCGGGAAGATTTATGACGGAATCACCGTGGGGCGTCAACTTCCCGGAACCGCGAGGCCCCATTCTCCACTTGAGTTTTGCCCCCCCCCATAGATAATGAAGCCACACCATGCAGGATCCTGGAAAAAGACTCCTTCTCGTGGAGGAAGATCCGGTCTATGGAAAAGACCTCGTCGAGGTCCTCGAACACGACGGCTGGCGCGTGGATTGGGCGAAGAGCGCGAAGGAGGGCATCTCCGCGTCGTTGGACGGCCTCGCGCTGGTCATCGTCGATGCCAGCACGGAGGACTTCTTCACGCTGGAGCTCGTTCACACCCTCTCACAGCAGCGGCACGTCCCGCTCGTCACCATCTGTTCACGGTCGGATATGGAGTTCACCGACCGGTTCCTCCAGGACGGCGCGGTGGACGTCATCATCCGTGAAGACGTGCCGGTGACTGCCTTCCCACTCATGCTCATTCGGAGCCTGTTTCTTCACACACAGGACGACGAACAGAAACGGCTGACGGACCGCCTCCAGGGTCGCTACTGGCTTAAGGACGAAGGTGAGGCGCGCGACGCCTCCTCCGAGCTGTATACCCAGGCCTACATGGTCGAGCTGCTGCAATTGGAAATCGCCCACGCCCGGGCGGATCGCATTCCCGTGGCCGTCCTCCTGCTCTCGGTGGACCAACTGGCCCATCTTCCGGCGGGGGACTCCGGCCCAAAGAACACGGAGCTGTATCGCCAGGTCGGCCGGTTTCTACGAACCCAACTTCGCACGATGGATCTCCTGGGACGGTACGGGGCGGAGGAGTTTCTGGCGATCCTGCCGGGAGCCGATGTGGAGGGCGCGGAAGGGGCGGCCCATCGGCTGGTGGAAAAGTGCGGCAAGGAAACGATCGCCGACGATCAGCCTCAGGCCGTCACCCTGAGTTGCGGCGTAGCCGTTTACGACCCCCACACGGCCCCCACCGGAGAAGGGGGGAAGACGGACTGGTCCACGCTTATCGAGAGGGCGGAGAAAAGTCTGCACTCTGCGAAGAAGTCGGGGGGCAGCCAGGCGGGTACAGCGGCGGCTATCGAGGCCGAACCTCGATAGCCGCCATGTGCCGGAGTTCCGGCGGAAGGGCAAACTCGATGCTCTCTTCGGCGGTCCGGATCTCGCGGATGGAGATTGCCCCCAGCTCTTTCAGGCGCTCGATGACTTTTCGCACGAGATCCTCAGGCGCAGACGCCCCGGCTGTTACGCCTACGCACTCGGCGCCCGCCAACCACTCGCCTCGTATATCGTCCGCATTCTGAATCAGGTGCGCGCGGGCTCCCCTCGCCACCGCCACCTCCACCAGCCGGTTGGAGTTGGAGCTCTCCGGGGAGCCGACCACGAGAACGACCCGGGCTTCTTCGCACAGCTCTTTCACGGCGTTCTGCCGGTTTTGTGTCGCGTAGCAGATGTCGTCCTTTTTCGGCTCCCGCAGGCCCGGAAACCGCCGGCGAAGCACCTCCACGATCTCTTTCGTATCGTCCACGCTGAGCGTGGTCTGAGTTACGCAGGCCACGCGGTCGGGATCGGGGACGCGCACCTCCTGCGCCTCCCTCACGGTTCCGATGACCTCGATGGCATCCGGCGCCTCGCCCAGTGTTCCCTCCACCTCCACATGAGTGCGATGGCCGATGAGCAGCACCCGGTAGCCCGAGCGCGCCAGACGAACGGCCTCGATGTGAACTTTCGTGACGAGCGGGCATGTGGCATCGATGGTCCGGAGATTCCGCCTGCGGGCCTCGTCCCGCACTGCGGGCGAGACACCGTGGGCGCTGAAGATCAGGATCGAGCGTTCGGGAACCTGGGCCAGGTCATCCACAAACCGGGCGCCCATTTCCCGCAGGCGGTTGACGACATGATTGTTGTGCACGATTTCATGGCGCACGTAGACCGGCGGTCCGAACGCATCCAAGGCCAGTTCCACGATCTCGATGGCACGGTCCACTCCCGCGCAGAAACCGCGAGGTTGAGCGAGGAAGACATCCACGTCCGTACTCTATCAAAGGCGGGAAAATGCGGCTACGGCGGTCAGCCGAGCGCTATTTCTTGAGCCACTGGCGGAGGATCTCCGCGGCCATGCGGGGATCCTTGCGGGCGAATTCGAGGGCGCGCTTCAGATAGGCCCCGGCCTCAAGCCGGATCTCCGGCGGGCCGATCGGCTTCTCCTCAAGCTCTTCTTCACCCAACGCCGCCAGCTCGGCCTCGCGTTTCGCCTCCAACCAGCGGTTGAGATACCTCATGCCGAGGAGGAAGAGCACCGCGAAGGCCACGATGCTGAGTCCGATCAGGCTGTACCGAATCAACATTTCTTCACGCTCCCGCTGGCGCAGCAGGCGCATTTCGTCTTCCATGGAGCTTACCGCCGCCAGAGGGAAACTCGCAACTTTGACCTCATCCCCCCGCTCCGCCCGATAGCCCACCGAATTGCGCACGAGCGCTTCATAGGTCAGGAGTTCCTCACCGGTCCGCGCGACGAATTTGCGGACGTCCCGGCCTCCCTCCTTGACCATCTGGTACTTGCCATCGACGAGTACGGCCACAGTCAGCCGCGCCACGTCCCCGGTGGGAAGTTGACTCATGGTCACGGTCTTGGTGACCTCGTAGTTCGTGGCGATCTGTTCCTTGGTGTACTTCTGTTCCGAGGGTTGGACGCCGGGCGGGATCAGATCCGGCGGGATGTTGCTCCGCACGCCGGGGATGCCGACCGGAACCTGGGCGCCGCCCTGGAACTTCTCCGTGACCGATTGCTCGCTCCGGGTGGCGATTCGGTTGGGATCCCAGTCCTCCTTCTTCTGCTCCGTTCGCGTCCAATCCAGTTCGGCGGTGACTTTGGCCACCACGCGCTGGGGGCCGACGACCGGCTCGAGTATGCTGACGATCTTCTTCTCGTACTCTTTTTCCAGCCACTGCTGCCGCTCGATCTGTGTGGAGGTGATGCCGCCGTCGCTTCCCTCGTCGAGCCCTTCGGTGAGAATCCGGCCGTGGTTGTCCACGATCGTCACGTCTTTGTTTTGCAGCCCTTCGATGCTGGAGGAAACGAGGTGGACGATGCCTTTGACCTGGTGTCTTTTCAGTTCCATGCCGGGCTTGAGAAGGAGCATCACGCTCGCGCTGGTCTTTTTCTCCTCCCCGATGAAGAGAGATTTTTCCGGCATGCTGAGGTGGACGCGGGCACGCTGGATCTCGCCCATTTTGGAGATCGTCCGTTCAAGCTCGCCCTGGAGGGCGCGGAGGAGGTTGATGCGCTGCTGGAATTCCGTGAGACCGAAGGCTTTCTGATCGAAAATCTCGTACCCGATCCCGGCCGTGGGCATGCCTTTGAGGGAGAACGACAGCCGGAGGTCCATCGCCTTGCCCTTGGGAACGGAGATCGCCGTTTCATCGGCGCTGATTTTGTAGGGGATCAATTGTTCGTCGAGATCCGCCTTGATCTTGGCGAGTTCT
The nucleotide sequence above comes from Nitrospirota bacterium. Encoded proteins:
- a CDS encoding Gldg family protein, translating into MGGVKARRKYKTIGQYSLLTFLAAAVLFLANLVSLRLFFRADLTDKNMYTLSDSTKKKLRSLDDVVTIKVYYSKKLPPELAGLERSTRDILGEFRAHSRGKLQYRFLDPDNSDEARTDVNQLGIQPLSLTVRTKDKLEALKAYIGMGVFYLDKSQAIPFVKDITNMEYDLMSAILRVMSEKDHGLTFLTGHGEKDLQDDYQHFKMVLDQSYRVDTHDTSSGVPLPATTDTLIVASPKDLKDQDKFEIDQFLMQGKSVVFLLDPVDLDKKTFMANPKPHNLGDLLEHYGVRVNTNLVEDVSAGMASFSQGYYNFTVPYPFFIKVLPTGMSKENPAVKGVESILLYWASSLDLLKKTEEGLKVEELLSTTDKAWSQQGGWFNVGPQQSPTGDRKSFVIAAALTGKFKSFYAGKTPPPIPGKSVQESRSVLEETSSGKVVVIGDSEFLANQALRDRSTGGNVQFMMNLVDWVTLGEDLIGIRSKVGVDRPLRETTENERMTIKILVTVLVPFLLIAYGLLRYYLRKREQKIYAQLREQASAAS
- a CDS encoding GIY-YIG nuclease family protein — translated: MAVIPAHAESRWHYVYLLRSRATDKFYIGCTNNLRRRLEEHSRGKSVTTKRMRPLELIYFEGFRSADDAWRREKHLKYFGSTMARLKSRLKGTLTAWAG
- a CDS encoding ABC transporter permease, which codes for MKTTWAIARREFLTYFNSPIAYVFITVFLAFSTWLFFRSFFLFGQAEMRSFFVLLPWTFLVFIPAVTMRLWAEERKMGTFELLMSFPVTTVQSVLGKFVAGVAFVLIALALSFPLPAAVAYLGDPDWGPILGGYAGALLMASAYIAVGCFLSSITENQIIAFILTALSLFFLYVLSDDIILSALPGFLVSAASFLGVSSHYENVARGLLDSRDVLYFLSIMILGLLLNTYAIEVRRWR
- a CDS encoding ATP-binding cassette domain-containing protein, with the translated sequence MIEAKGLSKYYGEFPALKGISFQISRGEIVGFLGPNGAGKTTAMRILTGYLKPTAGQATVAGVDVLEHPIEVQKKIGYLPETNPLYQDMVVSDYLDFIGDVRKLSKSRRAERMKIMIKKCGLENVLKKSIGELSKGFRQRVGLAQALIHDPELLILDEPTSGLDPKQIIEIRELIKSLGKEKTVVLSTHILPEVHATCERVVIVNEGSIVAIGNTGELQNRVGSKGTVIARIRGQEAQVLQHLRSISGVSDVRPAADSMGIKVDGIGRYEIRCSEPEETAELIFKAASQNGWALRELHAEQASLEDIFLKLTTKE
- a CDS encoding FAD-dependent thymidylate synthase, with translation MERKVTVVIGALPEVQGFALARFSRSKPETSFADWILTLSQERAETFYEQFYHKYGHASIADLAHVGLAVEHVSIVAAITLLDEPLLDAQERSTRYMDFTHASFHTPREIAGTPHQQTYESLGAQLFEEYRSFHDSFVSFLAAKFGPTRSPRMDDKAFQETVKAKAFDLARYLLPSSTLTGVGIVASGRTLERHIARLLSNELAEMREIGGEMKSALTARAALNPVHLRVGETLAKAGAADWSTGDLRKEIDFHTYKDCVPLPTLVKYAEARPYASRMRGRMREWIGRKLRDLPGPEGGRGVALCHPDSIEAEMAAGLLYSELPHSFGQIAGFLRSKPKLRDELVALAFEDRDPKDDPPRETAAGFELVFDICMDNGSFRDLHRHRNMVQILKPFDHRLGYDTPEEVHEAGLHERYHRIHQDVIQFAQRLHADVPAAVEYVLPLSFRRRALFKMTFKQLQYLVELRSKPSGHFSYRDIARQIHTAFKEVHPALAGLIRVSPFRPEDFFVR
- a CDS encoding diguanylate cyclase codes for the protein MQDPGKRLLLVEEDPVYGKDLVEVLEHDGWRVDWAKSAKEGISASLDGLALVIVDASTEDFFTLELVHTLSQQRHVPLVTICSRSDMEFTDRFLQDGAVDVIIREDVPVTAFPLMLIRSLFLHTQDDEQKRLTDRLQGRYWLKDEGEARDASSELYTQAYMVELLQLEIAHARADRIPVAVLLLSVDQLAHLPAGDSGPKNTELYRQVGRFLRTQLRTMDLLGRYGAEEFLAILPGADVEGAEGAAHRLVEKCGKETIADDQPQAVTLSCGVAVYDPHTAPTGEGGKTDWSTLIERAEKSLHSAKKSGGSQAGTAAAIEAEPR
- the ispH gene encoding 4-hydroxy-3-methylbut-2-enyl diphosphate reductase, whose protein sequence is MDVFLAQPRGFCAGVDRAIEIVELALDAFGPPVYVRHEIVHNNHVVNRLREMGARFVDDLAQVPERSILIFSAHGVSPAVRDEARRRNLRTIDATCPLVTKVHIEAVRLARSGYRVLLIGHRTHVEVEGTLGEAPDAIEVIGTVREAQEVRVPDPDRVACVTQTTLSVDDTKEIVEVLRRRFPGLREPKKDDICYATQNRQNAVKELCEEARVVLVVGSPESSNSNRLVEVAVARGARAHLIQNADDIRGEWLAGAECVGVTAGASAPEDLVRKVIERLKELGAISIREIRTAEESIEFALPPELRHMAAIEVRPR
- the fliF gene encoding flagellar M-ring protein FliF, producing MFERLQQLGKQLFERFIKLPRPYQILVGAGAAVLLLTITVLSARKPVVDYQLLYGNLQQEELAKIKADLDEQLIPYKISADETAISVPKGKAMDLRLSFSLKGMPTAGIGYEIFDQKAFGLTEFQQRINLLRALQGELERTISKMGEIQRARVHLSMPEKSLFIGEEKKTSASVMLLLKPGMELKRHQVKGIVHLVSSSIEGLQNKDVTIVDNHGRILTEGLDEGSDGGITSTQIERQQWLEKEYEKKIVSILEPVVGPQRVVAKVTAELDWTRTEQKKEDWDPNRIATRSEQSVTEKFQGGAQVPVGIPGVRSNIPPDLIPPGVQPSEQKYTKEQIATNYEVTKTVTMSQLPTGDVARLTVAVLVDGKYQMVKEGGRDVRKFVARTGEELLTYEALVRNSVGYRAERGDEVKVASFPLAAVSSMEDEMRLLRQREREEMLIRYSLIGLSIVAFAVLFLLGMRYLNRWLEAKREAELAALGEEELEEKPIGPPEIRLEAGAYLKRALEFARKDPRMAAEILRQWLKK